The Pseudomonas viciae genomic interval TGCCAGTTTGCGGCTGATCTCTTCGGAGCGTAGCCAGCGGCCGTCGTGCAGTTGCGCGATGGCCTGGACCAGCGCCGGCGCATTCACATCAAAACCGTAGCCCAGCACGTGAATGGTCGCCCCGCCCCAGGTACAGGACAACTCGACCCCATTGACCAGTTGCATGCCCAGCGCAGTCGCGGCGCTGCGGGCCTCGTCGAGACCTTCAAGGGTGTCGTGATCGGTCAGGGCCAGGACCCGCACGCCGTGCTCGAACGCCCGCGCCACCAGAACCGCAGGCGCCAGGGCACCATCGGAGGCCGTGCTATGGCAGTGCAAATCAACATTCACGAGAGTTTGTTACCTCAAATCAGCTGGCCCTATCGCGGCCAAGGATGTTTGTTATTATGCCGCCACATCCTGCTTCTGGCTGCCACTGTGAAACAATTCATCGACTTCATCCCGCTCCTGCTGTTTTTCATCGTCTACAAACTTGATCCACGAACCGTCGATATCGCCGGTCACTCCTTGACTGTAGGCGGTATTTACAGCGCCACCGCAGTGCTGATCATCAGTTCCCTGGTGGTTTATGGCGCACTGTTCGTGTCCCAGCGCAAGCTGGAGAAAAGCCAGTGGCTGACCCTGATCGCCTGCCTTGTGTTCGGCAGCCTGACCCTGGCCTTCCACAGCGAAACCTTCCTTAAATGGAAAGCCCCGGTGGTCAACTGGCTGTTCGCCCTGGCCTTCATCGGCAGCCACTTCATCGGTGATCGCCTGCTGATCAAGCGCATCATGGGCCACGCCATCAGCCTGCCAGACCTGATCTGGACCCGGCTGAACATCGCCTGGATCGCGTTCTTCCTGTTCTGTGGTGCCGCCAATCTATTCGTTGCGTTCACGTTCCAGGACTACTGGGTCGACTTCAAGGTCTTCGGCAGCCTGGGCATGACGCTGTTGTTCCTGATTGGCCAGGGCATCTACCTGTCCCGTCATCTGCACGATGCCGACCCCACTACGCCAAAAGCCGAGGACTGACATGCTCTACGCAATCATTGCCACCGACGTCGCCAACTCCCTGGAAAAACGCCTGGCCGCTCGCCCCGAGCACCTTGCACGCCTGCAACAGCTCAAGGCCGAAGGCCGTATCGTGCTGGCCGGCCCGCACCCGGCGGTAGATAGCAATGACCCGGGCGCAGCGGGTTTCTCTGGCAGCCTGATCGTGGCCGAGTTCGATTCCCTGGTCGCCGCCCAAGCCTGGGCCGAGGCCGATCCGTTTGTTGCGGCCGGTGTCTATGCCAATGTCGTGGTCAAGCCGTTCAAGCAAGTCCTGCCGTAAATCCCCAAGCGCAATGAGCCTGCGCGGCTCATTGCGCTCAATTGCTCATTGTTCTCGTTTGCCTGCCGACAACCTTTCTAATCTCGATTGGAAATCAGGAGTGGCAATGCGCAAAGGTCCGTTGTGCCTGTTATGGGTCACGTTGGCGATCGGGGCACCCGCCCATGGCGAGGAGAGCACCGAGGGCAGCCATTCGGCGCCCTTGTCCCTGAGTGCCGGCGGCCAGATCGCCGAACTGCAGCAACGCTTGAAAGACAGCGAGCGCCAGCGCGAGGAGTTGAGCAAACAATTGCAAAACGCCGACAGCGAACGCGAGAGTGCCTTGCTCGCCCGGTTGCGCCAGGAGAACCAGCGCCTGAAGCTGCAACTCAAGGAAGCCCAGTCCAACCCCCTGCCACGCTTGTTGACCGATCAACAGCAATGGTTCGTCATTGGCGCCGGGGTAGCGCTATTGGCCCTGCTCTGCGGTATCTTTGCCAGCGGTGGACGTAGACAACGTCGGCAATGGCTAAATTGAGTGAGTCATGAGTGAGCTGTTACTGATTGATGATGACCAGGAGCTGTGTGAGCTCCTTGGCAGTTGGCTGGGCCAGGAAGGTTTTCAGGTCCGCGCCTGCCACGATGGCCATAGCGCCCGCAAAGCCCTGGCCGAAACCGCCCCGGCGGCGGTGGTGCTGGATGTGATGCTGCCCGACGGTAGCGGCCTGGAACTGCTCAAGCAGCTACGCAGCGATCATCCGGATCTGCCGGTGCTGATGCTCTCGGCCCGTGGCGAACCGCTGGACCGCATCCTTGGCCTCGAACTGGGGGCCGACGACTACCTGGCCAAACCCTGCGACCCGCGTGAACTGACCGCCCGTCTGCGCGCCGTGCTGCGCCGCAGCCACCCGGCGGCAGTGTCCAGCCAGATCGAACTGGGTGACCTGACCTTCAGCCCGGTGCGTGGCGTGGTCAGCATCGATGAACAGGAACAGACCCTCACCGTATCCGAAAGCCGCCTGCTAGAAGCGTTGCTCAAGCAACCGGGCGAGCCACTGGACAAGCAGGAACTGGCGCAGATCGCCCTGGGCCGCAAGCTGACCCTGTACGACCGCAGCCTCGATATGCACGTGAGCAACCTGCGCAAGAAAATCGGCCCCCACTCCGACGGCCGCCCCCGCATCGTGGCCCTGCGTAGCCGTGGCTATTACTACAGCCTGTAGGAGCTGCCGAAGGCTGCGATCGTTTGATCCTGACTTGTAGGCGTTCCCTTGCGACTCAATTGTCTGGAAAAAGATCGCGGCCTCGCTGCACTCGACAGCTCCTACAGGTGATAGGCCTGACGCTGAGTGGCCGGTGTTTGTCAGCTCCGCACCAAATCGTCTTTACCCAAGCTTTACCCTCCCCTGACCGCCGCTGACCTTGATCTCCGTAATCTGCACACATCCGGAACTGACCGGGAATGAGACAAGGAGATACCCCATGCGCAAGACCCTTATCGCTCTGATGTTCGCTGCCGCCCTGCCCACCGTCGCCATGGCCATGCCTGGAGACGCCGGCCCGATGGGTCCGATGGACGGCCCGCGTCATGGCGGCCAGATGCACGACAAAGGTCCCTTCAGCCAACTGGACCTGAGCCGCGAACAACGCCAACAGATTCGCCATATCATGGGCGAACAGCGCCACGAACAACGGGAACTGGTCGACAAGTACCTGGCCAAACTGTCGCCAGCCGATCAAAAAGCCATGAAAGACGAAATGGAGGCCCGACACCAGAAAGTCGACGCCCAGATCCGTGGTTTGCTCAAGCCTGAGCAGCAAAAAGAGTTCGACGCGATCCAGAAGAAGCAAGCCGAGCGCCGCGCCGAATGGGCCGAGTTCAAGGCCTGGAAAGCGCAGCAACCGCAAAAAGCGCAATAATGTACTGAAGTGCCCCAGCCCAACGGCAACCGCCGTTGGGCTTTCTTTGTTTTCGAGGATTTACCGTGCGTTCATTGTTCTGGCGCATCCTGGCCAGTTTCTGGCTGGCCATCGCCCTGGTTGCAGGGCTGTCGATTCTCATGGGCCACATGCTCAACCAGGACGCCTGGATCCTCAGCCGCCATCCGGGTCTCAACACCCTGGCCGAAGAGTGGACGCGAACCTACGAAAGCCAGGGCGAAGAGGCGGCGCAGGACATCCTGCAAGGGCGCAAGCGCCAGTACCACATCGACGTCCAGGTGCTCAACGAGAGCGGCGACCCGGTGGTGCGCGGCACCTTCCCGCGTCGCGCGGCAGCCTTCGAGGCGCGACAGAACAACGATGACCGACGCCTGCCGTGGCGGCGACTGACCGATGAGTTCACCAGCGCAAAAACCGGCGACACGTACCTGTTCATTTACCGCATCCCCCACCCCGAACTGGACGCCTGGCACCGCGACAGCTTGCTGTGGCCCCTCAGTGCCTTGGGGATCGCCCTGGTGGTGCTGACCCTGTTCAGTCTGCTGGTGACCTTCTCCATCACTCGCCCGCTGAACCGTCTGCGCGGCGCCGTACATGACCTGGGCCAAGCCACCTACCAGCAGAACAGCCTCGCCAAGCTGGCCAACC includes:
- a CDS encoding septation protein A — encoded protein: MKQFIDFIPLLLFFIVYKLDPRTVDIAGHSLTVGGIYSATAVLIISSLVVYGALFVSQRKLEKSQWLTLIACLVFGSLTLAFHSETFLKWKAPVVNWLFALAFIGSHFIGDRLLIKRIMGHAISLPDLIWTRLNIAWIAFFLFCGAANLFVAFTFQDYWVDFKVFGSLGMTLLFLIGQGIYLSRHLHDADPTTPKAED
- a CDS encoding response regulator transcription factor codes for the protein MSELLLIDDDQELCELLGSWLGQEGFQVRACHDGHSARKALAETAPAAVVLDVMLPDGSGLELLKQLRSDHPDLPVLMLSARGEPLDRILGLELGADDYLAKPCDPRELTARLRAVLRRSHPAAVSSQIELGDLTFSPVRGVVSIDEQEQTLTVSESRLLEALLKQPGEPLDKQELAQIALGRKLTLYDRSLDMHVSNLRKKIGPHSDGRPRIVALRSRGYYYSL
- a CDS encoding YciI family protein; the encoded protein is MLYAIIATDVANSLEKRLAARPEHLARLQQLKAEGRIVLAGPHPAVDSNDPGAAGFSGSLIVAEFDSLVAAQAWAEADPFVAAGVYANVVVKPFKQVLP
- a CDS encoding Spy/CpxP family protein refolding chaperone — translated: MRKTLIALMFAAALPTVAMAMPGDAGPMGPMDGPRHGGQMHDKGPFSQLDLSREQRQQIRHIMGEQRHEQRELVDKYLAKLSPADQKAMKDEMEARHQKVDAQIRGLLKPEQQKEFDAIQKKQAERRAEWAEFKAWKAQQPQKAQ
- a CDS encoding translation initiation factor 2, with the translated sequence MRKGPLCLLWVTLAIGAPAHGEESTEGSHSAPLSLSAGGQIAELQQRLKDSERQREELSKQLQNADSERESALLARLRQENQRLKLQLKEAQSNPLPRLLTDQQQWFVIGAGVALLALLCGIFASGGRRQRRQWLN